The segment CCTATGAAAGCTCACCGTCCAGATCAGATCAAGATACATACAGGACGGTGTCTGACTCATCCACCGCTGCTTTGCCTTGTAGGACTCCTCTAGATTCCACCGGTACCGTCCCCTAAACCCCCGCCGCCCCTGAGCCGACCACCCTGAGCGAACCCCGacgaccatggcctcctccctcctctcccccgCTAAACCCTACTGCTCCACCAAAACTCCCGCCCCCATTGCCAACCGCctgccatccccatccccaACACTCTCCTTCCGCGCCGCCCCCCGCTTCGCCCatggcctcgccgccgccgccgtcggcgcgAACCCTAGCGCCCGCCgtcaccgccgcctccgcgcGCTCGCCCGCCCCATCCGGGCGTCccagctgccgcggcggcccGAGTACGTCCCCAGCCGCATCGACGACCCCAGCTACGTCCGCATCTTCGACACCACGCTCCGCGACGGCGAGCAGTCCCCGGGCGCCACCATGACCAGCGCCGAGAAGCTCGTCATCGCGCGCCAGCTCGCCCGCCTCGGCGTCGACATCATCGAGGCCGGCTTCCCGGCGTCCTCCCCCGACGACCTCGACGCCGTGCGGTCCATCGCCGTCGAGGTCGGGAACACCCCCGTCGGGGAGGACGGGCACGTGCCGGTCATCTGCGGACTCTCGCGCTGCAACAAGCGGGACATCGACGCCGCCTGGGAGGCCGTCCGGcacgcgcggcggccgcggatACACACGTTCATCGCGACGAGCGAGATCCACATGCAGCACAAGCTGAGGAAGACGCCCGAGCAGGTCGTCGCGATTGCCAGGGAGATGGTGGCGTACGCCCGCAGCCTCGGGTGCCCTGATGTCGAATTCAGTCCTGAGGACGCCGGCAGGTATTACTTCACACTTTGAAAACAGTTTTAGTTGCAAATTTGGTTAATATTTAGCTCAACCTTTTGAATCTTAGCTGTAACTAAGGTACGATTTTTTGGTACCTAGGAAGTGTAATCTGGTTTGAAACTGCCAGACTCACTGCGAGTTCGAAAAAATAACCAGTTACCTAGTATGCATCAAAGAGGTCCAAATTTAGTGAAACAGAGTTAATTTTTTTGGCGATGTGGTGCATGATTTTTATaaagtacatatttttttatatagtttggAAAGTAGTGCGTCCTATTTTGAATAGCTTTAGGCCTATGCTGATGGGAAAATGATGGTGAATATTATCTACATTCTAGAACAAGTTTTATTATCAACTCAAAACATGGTAATAGTTGGCGCCTGCTGAAATTTTTAAGCCATGTTCAACTTTAAGTTTGCACCCATAACCTGTAAGCCTATTGTTGCTTTTAAATTATGTTTTTCTACTAGGCTGACGTATTGGTGTGAAAAGAATGCCAAAGTTTTAGCTCATgctgggatttttttttttagtatttatAAACAAATGATCCTCTTTTCCGATTTGCATAAGTCTGTGGCATGACAGGTTTCACTTTGCCATCCAGGTCAAATAGAGAGTTTCTGTATCATATACTAGAGGAAGTCATAAAGGCTGGAGCAACAACTCTCAATATCCCGGACACTGTTGGATACACTCTTCCTTACGAATTTGGGAGCTTAATTGCTGACATTAAAGCAAACACTCCTGGAATTGAAAATGCTATAATTTCCACCCATTGCCAGAATGACCTTGGTCTTGCAACTGCCAACACATTAGCGGTACTTCCTTTTCCTTATTTGCGTCTATGATTCATTATCACTGGTATAATCGTGTTACTAATTTGACTTACCTTTAGGGTGCTCGTGCAGGAGCACAACAGTTAGAGGTGACTATTAATGGTATTGGTGAAAGAGCCGGAAATGCATCCTTGGAGGAGGTGAGATCATATACCAGTCATATTATATGCGGGTGAATTTCCAAATTCACTTAAGAGTTAGAAAAGGAATCTGCCTTTGGTCTGTACTCTGGTATGGCGTTGCTACATGTCTAATATTTTCTGACTCCTTTTCAGGTTGTCATGGCAATTAAATGTCGTGGAGAACTCTTAGGTGGTCTATATACTGGAATCAATTCCCAGCATATTACTATGACAAGCAAAATGGTACAAATAATTGTTCCTTGTCTTGTTTGTGTTGGTTTGGTCTCTTTTGCATTTTTCAAATCACTGAAAGTTTCTGGTGCAAAATGATCTGATTATATTCTAGGTACAAGAGCACAGTGGACTTCACGTGCAACCACATAAAGCTATTGTTGGCGCCAATGCCTTTGCTCATGAAAGTGGAATTCATCAGGTAAACAAATTTGCAGTTGTGGTGGATTGGTACTTTTTAGTTTCACAACATTGCTCCATTTCATTTCCTTGGTTCTCAATTACCGTTTGCTACTCACCAAtatttctgaattctgaaaaaaattctGGGCATCAGTTAATCAGTTTTCGTGTGCTCAGGAATCACTTTATCATTTACGATGGATTAATCATGGTTCCACATTGCATGTGCATTCTgagattgtgctgattttgatcaCTGATAATGTTCTCACtgatatatgatttttattCGAACCGTATTTGTTCTAGAATGGGATAGCTCTTTATGttcattttctttcattttgtcTTTGTAGGATGGGATGCTTAAATACAAAGGAACTTATGAAATAATATCGCCTGATGATATTGGTCTAACACGTGCAAATGAGTTTGGTATTGTTCTTGGGAAACTGAGGTATCATGCAACATACTTTCCCCCTTTAGTTCACTTTTTTCAAATTTCTGTTGTGATGTCTCTTTTGGatatttttcttctctcatGAACTTTCCATTTCTACTGTTTTAGCATGGGTACATGTTCCAGCTAATGAGCCCCAAATGCTTAAaacttttaatatttatatgttTTGTCTTCTAAACAGGTATAAAGTACTGGAGACATGTGTACATGTAGGGTAAAAAACAATTGGTAGTTAAAAAAGGTTGCGATGTGAACTATTATACTCCTCTGCCTCTTTGGTCGCAACTTAATTTTGTACTTACTACTATGACTTActgtattcttgaggtggaacCTGGACCATTTAAGATGAAGGAAACCTCCGCTCAAATGTTTCATATTTTATTAATCTATATTTGTCATGCGTAGTCTTGTCTAATTGGGGGTTTGATATACTTGTCATCTATACTCTTCTAGATTAGCTGAATTTGATATTGCAATTCTGCTCAAATACATTTAGATGGGCATCAATTCAtaaattaattcaaatttgagaaTCTCATCCATAGTTTTGtttcttgtcttgtttttcAGTGGAAGGCATGCTGTGAGATCTAAGCTAGTGGAGGTACAGCTTGGATAATTTTATTTTGCTTTCTAGTTACAACTAGAGGTCTTCTTTTTCAGTTCTTACTATTTTTAAGTGACATCTTCGTTGTCCAAACTGTAGCTTGGATATGAAATCAGTGACAAAGAATTTGAGGATTTCTTTAAACGCTACAAAGAGGTTGCAGAGAAGAAAAAGGTGATACTTTTTCTGGAGTACTTGCTCTATTGCTTCAGTGATTCTTTCTATCATTTTATTCTTGTCATTCTAGAAATTGCGGGTGTTGACTGATAACTTTcacctttgttttcttttgccaTGACAACTTTTCTTTCTATATTTGTTCACCGAACCATTATATTCCCTTGGAGAGCTGCTTGTTTGAATCCTTGgtttattcatatttttattattataatatgtACCTCTAACTTCAGACAT is part of the Phragmites australis chromosome 12, lpPhrAust1.1, whole genome shotgun sequence genome and harbors:
- the LOC133886812 gene encoding 2-isopropylmalate synthase A-like — protein: MASSLLSPAKPYCSTKTPAPIANRLPSPSPTLSFRAAPRFAHGLAAAAVGANPSARRHRRLRALARPIRASQLPRRPEYVPSRIDDPSYVRIFDTTLRDGEQSPGATMTSAEKLVIARQLARLGVDIIEAGFPASSPDDLDAVRSIAVEVGNTPVGEDGHVPVICGLSRCNKRDIDAAWEAVRHARRPRIHTFIATSEIHMQHKLRKTPEQVVAIAREMVAYARSLGCPDVEFSPEDAGRSNREFLYHILEEVIKAGATTLNIPDTVGYTLPYEFGSLIADIKANTPGIENAIISTHCQNDLGLATANTLAGARAGAQQLEVTINGIGERAGNASLEEVVMAIKCRGELLGGLYTGINSQHITMTSKMVQEHSGLHVQPHKAIVGANAFAHESGIHQDGMLKYKGTYEIISPDDIGLTRANEFGIVLGKLSGRHAVRSKLVELGYEISDKEFEDFFKRYKEVAEKKKRITDEDIEALLSDEIFQPKVIWSLADVQATCGTLGLSTATVKLIAPDGEEKIGCSVGTGPVDAAYKAVDQIIQIPTVLREYSMTSVTEGIDAIATTRVAVTGDVSNNTKHALTGHSFNRSFSGSGAAMDIVVSSVRAYLSALNKMCSFAGAVKASSEVPESTIVQTTE